In Besnoitia besnoiti strain Bb-Ger1 chromosome IX, whole genome shotgun sequence, a single genomic region encodes these proteins:
- a CDS encoding sodium/hydrogen exchanger NHE2 (encoded by transcript BESB_011760), producing the protein MLCCPEALSPLVGFRVTLEHLSDSSSNQGDLAPTATMDPGVPSTAEAQHEHAIVMIIASISFIYLLSACLAGIVGLLPKFRPPITVVLFLAGMSLQPLLQWMQNGVLLHGVQLIGNVDPYLIFFALLPMCLYESSAFVNYHMFKQVLPSSLLLAIPGVAVNIILFAAFLRYGISRIYDWPAALMTASIVSATDPVAVIACLRALGAPEKLSSLIDGESLLNDGSAVVFFEVFRSLVIGTYTGVGSSITLFVQLSFGALAYGLAIGVVLYLWLLTVREFHIVQVTGTIAAVFTVFFTADHFLHVSGVLAVVTLGVFMAAKGSTALQRSIQKVHHESVELLSTLSVQAIFVCGGVIASRLLIQYADTWTEWAELFLIYLVLQAARFVVVYGSWPFIQWMGLPLSWKECFIISYGGLRGVVCLALGLVVEADPRVPPQLREHVGICVAGTVLFTLLINGTTAELLYTRMRLYPISKYRREYLDYVLSSIDASCDRKKNELKNYWLFRGTDVVQAANEALPLFSKGHLDSNGNLHVPGKSYSEILRNPPSCDNWSVQSAASSVAKLESKDFGVPARLGWGEGLGSALHTVKHLTGNRKPATGSGGGIGGEDARTNEDVTLIVKEAGRLEKETHVLHVMFSAMREFYTDMYERSNIGGTACLTLTMVVDKCHSYLDAQLKEATAVKKSRKNDYSKSVFSHEWDLLLGSLRSRYGLWKCLSAMPCDAFDILKSYLIAMIQTLYAVVEAHEFVNQTNRKELEELVSAETLEPLDEVVTSAKELLEKLKNTFPVAFSQCLVIIASHMLLNAKQKVLNEEIERGLVFPEDAEKLKEAIAEQRMRLERISR; encoded by the exons ATGCTATGCTGTCCTGAGGCCCTCAGCCCATTGGTTGGGTTTAGGGTTACCCTAGAACATCTCTCCGATTCTTCCTCTAATCAGGGAGATTTAGCCCCCACCGCAACCATGGATCCAGGGGTCCcctcgacggcggaggctcaGCACGAGCACGCCATTGTGATGATTATTGCCAGTATTTCCTTTATCTACCTTCTTTCTGCTTGTCTCGCCGGGATTGTTGGCCTTCTTCCAAAGTTCAGGCCTCCCATCACAGTCGTTCTTTTCCTCGCTG GCATGTCCCTACAGCCGCTGCTCCAGTGGATGCAGAACGGAGTCCTTCTTCATGGCGTTCAACTCATAGGCAATGTGGATCCGTACCTGATCTTTTTTGCACTGCTTCCCATGTGCCTCTACGAGAGCTCTGCATTCGTCAACTACCACATGTTCAAGCAAGTTTTGCCCTCGAGTTTGCTCCTTGCCATCCCGGGG GTCGCAGTGAACATCATTCTCTTCGCCGCATTCCTTCGATACGGGATCTCGCGCATCTACGATTGGCCTGCGGCCCTTATGACCGCTTCCATCGTCTCGGCGACAGACCCCGTAGCCGTCATTGCGTGTCttcgcgctctcggcgctccCGAGAAGCTGTCCTCCCTCATCGATGGAGAATCGCTTCTCAACGATGGATCAGCTGTCGTCTTCTTTGAGGTCTTCCG CTCCCTGGTGATTGGGACTTACACCGGCGTGGGGTCGTCGATCACCCTGTTCGTTCAGCTCTCGttcggcgcgctggcgtACGGGCTGGCGATTGGAGTGGTGCTGTACCTCTGGCTCTTGACAGTGCGCGAGTTCCACATCGTGCAAGTGACTGGAACGATCGCAGCCGTGTTTACCGTCTTCTTCACGGCCGACCACTTCCTTCACGTTAGCGGcgttctcgccgtcgtcacGCTAGGCGTATTCATGGCAGCAAAAGGCTCcaccgcgctgcagaggtcGATCCAGAAGGTCCATCATGAGTCAGTTGAACTCCTCTCGACGCTCTCTGTCCAG GCCATTTTCGTGTGCGGTGGAGTTATCGCGTCGCGACTCCTGATTCAGTACGCAGACACCTGGACGGAGTGGGCGGAGCTCTTCCTGATCTACCTCgtcctgcaggccgcgcgcttTGTCGTCGTCTACGGCTCCTGGCCGTTTATTCAGTGGATGGGCCTCCCGCTCAG CTGGAAGGAGTGCTTTATTATCTCGTACGGCGGTCTGCGGGGCGTCGTCTGTCTCGCCCTGGGCCTCGTGGTGGAAGCGGACCCCCGCGTGCCACCTCAGCTGCGGGAGCACGTGGGAATCTGCGTGGCGGGCACCGTGCTATTCACTCTGCTTATCAACGGCACGACGGCAGAGCTGCTCTACACCCGGATGCGGCTCTACCCGATTTCCAAGTATCGACGAGAGTATTTGGACTACGTTTTGAGTTCAATCGACGCGTCGTGCGACCGCAAGAAAAATGAGCTGAAGAATTACTGGCTATTCCGAGGAACCG ACGTCGTCCAGGCCGCCAACGAGGCCCTCCCGTTGTTCTCGAAGGGGCACCTGGACTCAAACGGCAATCTACACGTCCCCGGCAAATCCTACTCGGAAATTCTGCGCAATCCGCCCTCGTGCGATAACTGGAGCGTCCAGTCTGCTGCATCATCGGTGGCGAAGCTTGAATCCAAAGATTTCGGAGTGCCTGC GCGACTTGGCTGGGGCGAGGGACTCGGCTCCGCTCTCCACACTGTGAAGCATCTCACCGGGAACCGGAAGCCTGCCACCGGCTCGGGAGGGGGCatcggcggcgaggacgcacgGACAAACGAAGACGTCACTCTGATCGTCAAAGAGGCGGGACGGCTCGAGAAGGAGACCCATGTCCTTCACGTCATGTTCAGTGCCATGCGAGAA TTCTACACAGACATGTACGAGCGCTCCAACATCGGAGGCACCGCGTGCTTGACTCTCACGATGGTCGTGGACAAGTGTCACTCCTACCTCGACGCCCagctgaaggaggcgaca GCCGTAAAAAAGTCACGGAAGAACGACTATTCCAAGAGCGTGTTTTCGCACGAATGGGATCTCCTGCTGGGCTCGTTGCGGAGTCGGTACGGCTTGTGGAAGTGCTTGAGCGCGATGCCTTGCGACGCGTTTGATATCCTCAAGTCCTACCTGATTGCGATGATCCAGACGCTCTACGCCGTGGTGGAGGCCCACGAGTTCGTGAACCAGACCAACCGGAAGGAACTGGAGGAACTCGtcagcgcggagacgct GGAGCCCCTGGACGAAGTCGTCACTTCCGCCAAAGAGCTGCTTGAGAAGCTGAAGAACACGTTCCCAGTGGCGTTCTCTCAGTGCCTAGTCATCATCGCTTCTCATATGCTTCTCAACGCTAAACAAAAG GTGCTGAACGAAGAGATCGAACGGGGGCTGGTGTTTccggaagacgcagagaagctgAAGGAAGCGATCGCCGAGCAGCGCATGAGGCTCGAGAGAATCAGCCGATAA